A single Pedobacter sp. PACM 27299 DNA region contains:
- a CDS encoding TetR/AcrR family transcriptional regulator: MSTRETGTEQLIKDTAKHLFFSEGKLHATTQEIADAAGVNRTLVNYYFRSRDILFDQVFNEAQEGFVCTLDEVFDSKMPFKEKIRNLISVFIKETAQYPFRQLFIITEMNRNELINAKKARAKKVKVFLQEVQTEMDNGIVKKMDPRQFMLNLFSLMAHPFITAPLNKALFGMNDEEYAGLMEDRKQLIFETIFP; this comes from the coding sequence ATGTCAACTCGCGAAACTGGTACGGAACAATTAATAAAAGATACGGCTAAGCACCTGTTTTTTTCGGAGGGTAAATTACATGCTACCACACAGGAAATCGCGGATGCAGCCGGAGTGAATCGTACACTCGTAAATTATTATTTTCGCTCCAGGGACATCCTGTTTGATCAGGTGTTCAATGAGGCACAAGAAGGATTTGTCTGCACGCTGGATGAAGTATTTGACTCCAAAATGCCTTTTAAAGAAAAAATCAGAAACCTGATCTCTGTATTCATCAAAGAAACTGCTCAATACCCTTTTCGCCAGCTCTTCATCATCACAGAAATGAATAGAAATGAGTTGATCAATGCGAAAAAAGCTAGGGCTAAAAAAGTGAAAGTTTTTTTACAAGAAGTCCAGACTGAAATGGACAATGGCATCGTAAAAAAAATGGATCCAAGACAATTCATGCTGAACCTATTCTCTTTAATGGCACACCCATTTATTACTGCGCCACTTAACAAAGCTTTATTTGGCATGAATGATGAAGAATATGCCGGTCTGATGGAGGATCGAAAACAGCTGATCTTTGAAACCATTTTCCCATAA